A single window of Nicotiana sylvestris chromosome 5, ASM39365v2, whole genome shotgun sequence DNA harbors:
- the LOC104241784 gene encoding heme A synthase COX15 isoform X1 produces MLESRLISILRKNKDLGHKISSNLGRWGFTATKISNEASFSILNQQRFISTVPKFAPTSRSSIARSFANYGLRSFQHLNHKGLHRTSFRKISTVAASAAESKEGLKFLVTAGPHARKMVGIWLFASAAWVFSMVVLGGVTRLTRSGLSMTDWKFTGSLPPLTDEDWLVEFEKYKQSPEYKRVNKGMNIEDFKFIYWMEYAHRMWGRALGIMFALPFSYFLRKGYITVRLGLRLSGLFALGAGQGLIGWWMVKSGLEEPPSGYVEPRVSPYRLAAHLTSAFAIYCGLFWTALSVVMPEPPTESLAYVRGAAKVKRLALPVGILVGITAISGAFVAGNDAGRAFNTFPKMGDTWIPDDIFSMKPIMRNFFENTATVQLDHRILATATLAAIGGLWWSTRKLDMHPAVRHLIGSTMGMAALQVTLGISTLLSYVPVSLGTAHQAGALTLLTFMILLNHTVRRPSPSLLKTLPSVAKMNQKKCISNGPLVLMISWRFRMSYLVKNQQCFSFIDTY; encoded by the exons ATGTTGGAGAGCAGATTAATTTCAATCTTAAGGAAAAACAAAGATTTGGGTCACAAGATTTCATCGAATCTTGGAAGATGGGGTTTTACTGCAACAAAAATTTCAAATgaagcttctttttcaatattgAATCAACAAAGGTTCATTTCTACTGTCCCAAAATTTGCTCCTACAAGCAGAAGCTCTATTGCGAGAAGTTTTGCTAATTATGGTTTAAGATCTTTTCAGCACCTTAATCACAAG GGTTTGCATAGAACATCTTTCAGAAAAATTTCCACAGTGGCAGCTTCGGCAGCTGAAAGCAAGGAGGGATTGAAGTTCCTTGTAACTGCTGGACCCCATGCTCGGAAAATGGTTGGCATATGGCTTTTTGCATCTGCTGCTTGGGTCTTCAGTATGGTTGTGCTTGGTGGGGTCACACGGCTGACACGTTCTGGTCTTTCAATGACAGATTGGAAGTTCACTGGGAGCCTTCCTCCTCTAACAGATGAAGATTGGTTGGTTGAATTTGAGAAGTACAAGCAATCCCCCGAATACAAACG TGTGAATAAGGGGATGAACATTGAGGATTTCAAGTTCATATATTGGATGGAATATGCGCACCGAATGTGGGGAAGGGCCCTTGGTATAATGTTTGCACTTCCATTCTCATATTTTCTCCGTAAGGGATACATAACAGTTAGACTTGGACTTAGACTTTCTGGACTCTTTGCTCTTGGTGCTGGACAGGGGCTCATAGGTTGGTGGATGGTGAAAAGTGGTTTAGAG GAGCCACCATCTGGGTATGTTGAACCAAGAGTAAGCCCTTACCGTCTTGCAGCTCATCTTACCTCTGCATTTGCTATTTATTGTGGACTCTTCTGGACGGCTCTTTCTGTTGTTATGCCTGAACCTCCTACCGAATCGCTTGCCTATGTTCGTGGGGCTGCAAAAGTTAAGCGGCTTGCACTTCCTGTGGGCATCCTTGTCGGAATTACTGCTATCTCAGGAGCTTTCGTTGCTGGAAATGACGCT GGCCGAGCATTTAATACTTTTCCAAAGATGGGAGATACATGGATTCCTGATGATATCTTTAGTATGAAACCTATTATGCGCAACTTCTTCGAGAATACGGCAACAGTTCAG CTTGATCATCGTATACTTGCCACTGCTACTTTAGCTGCAATAGGTGGGTTATGGTGGTCAACCAGGAAACTGGATATGCATCCTGCTGTCCGACACTTAATCGGAAGCACAATGGGCATGGCTGCTCTGCAG GTAACGTTGGGCATATCTACTCTTCTTTCGTATGTCCCAGTTTCTCTGGGAACTGCTCATCAAGCAGGAGCTTTGACTCTTTTAACATTCATGATCCTGCTCAATCACACTGTGCGACGGCCTTCTCCATCACTTCTCAAGACGTTGCCTTCAGTCGCAAAAATG AATCAGAAAAAATGCATTTCTAATGGCCCTCTTGTTCTCATGATTTCCTGGAGGTTTAGAATGTCCTATCTTGTAAAGAACCAGCAATGTTTTAGTTTCATCGATACTTATTGA
- the LOC104241784 gene encoding heme A synthase COX15 isoform X2 — MLESRLISILRKNKDLGHKISSNLGRWGFTATKISNEASFSILNQQRFISTVPKFAPTSRSSIARSFANYGLRSFQHLNHKGLHRTSFRKISTVAASAAESKEGLKFLVTAGPHARKMVGIWLFASAAWVFSMVVLGGVTRLTRSGLSMTDWKFTGSLPPLTDEDWLVEFEKYKQSPEYKRVNKGMNIEDFKFIYWMEYAHRMWGRALGIMFALPFSYFLRKGYITVRLGLRLSGLFALGAGQGLIGWWMVKSGLEEPPSGYVEPRVSPYRLAAHLTSAFAIYCGLFWTALSVVMPEPPTESLAYVRGAAKVKRLALPVGILVGITAISGAFVAGNDAGRAFNTFPKMGDTWIPDDIFSMKPIMRNFFENTATVQLDHRILATATLAAIGGLWWSTRKLDMHPAVRHLIGSTMGMAALQVTLGISTLLSYVPVSLGTAHQAGALTLLTFMILLNHTVRRPSPSLLKTLPSVAKMV, encoded by the exons ATGTTGGAGAGCAGATTAATTTCAATCTTAAGGAAAAACAAAGATTTGGGTCACAAGATTTCATCGAATCTTGGAAGATGGGGTTTTACTGCAACAAAAATTTCAAATgaagcttctttttcaatattgAATCAACAAAGGTTCATTTCTACTGTCCCAAAATTTGCTCCTACAAGCAGAAGCTCTATTGCGAGAAGTTTTGCTAATTATGGTTTAAGATCTTTTCAGCACCTTAATCACAAG GGTTTGCATAGAACATCTTTCAGAAAAATTTCCACAGTGGCAGCTTCGGCAGCTGAAAGCAAGGAGGGATTGAAGTTCCTTGTAACTGCTGGACCCCATGCTCGGAAAATGGTTGGCATATGGCTTTTTGCATCTGCTGCTTGGGTCTTCAGTATGGTTGTGCTTGGTGGGGTCACACGGCTGACACGTTCTGGTCTTTCAATGACAGATTGGAAGTTCACTGGGAGCCTTCCTCCTCTAACAGATGAAGATTGGTTGGTTGAATTTGAGAAGTACAAGCAATCCCCCGAATACAAACG TGTGAATAAGGGGATGAACATTGAGGATTTCAAGTTCATATATTGGATGGAATATGCGCACCGAATGTGGGGAAGGGCCCTTGGTATAATGTTTGCACTTCCATTCTCATATTTTCTCCGTAAGGGATACATAACAGTTAGACTTGGACTTAGACTTTCTGGACTCTTTGCTCTTGGTGCTGGACAGGGGCTCATAGGTTGGTGGATGGTGAAAAGTGGTTTAGAG GAGCCACCATCTGGGTATGTTGAACCAAGAGTAAGCCCTTACCGTCTTGCAGCTCATCTTACCTCTGCATTTGCTATTTATTGTGGACTCTTCTGGACGGCTCTTTCTGTTGTTATGCCTGAACCTCCTACCGAATCGCTTGCCTATGTTCGTGGGGCTGCAAAAGTTAAGCGGCTTGCACTTCCTGTGGGCATCCTTGTCGGAATTACTGCTATCTCAGGAGCTTTCGTTGCTGGAAATGACGCT GGCCGAGCATTTAATACTTTTCCAAAGATGGGAGATACATGGATTCCTGATGATATCTTTAGTATGAAACCTATTATGCGCAACTTCTTCGAGAATACGGCAACAGTTCAG CTTGATCATCGTATACTTGCCACTGCTACTTTAGCTGCAATAGGTGGGTTATGGTGGTCAACCAGGAAACTGGATATGCATCCTGCTGTCCGACACTTAATCGGAAGCACAATGGGCATGGCTGCTCTGCAG GTAACGTTGGGCATATCTACTCTTCTTTCGTATGTCCCAGTTTCTCTGGGAACTGCTCATCAAGCAGGAGCTTTGACTCTTTTAACATTCATGATCCTGCTCAATCACACTGTGCGACGGCCTTCTCCATCACTTCTCAAGACGTTGCCTTCAGTCGCAAAAATGGTTTGa